The Akkermansia sp. N21116 genome includes a region encoding these proteins:
- a CDS encoding polysaccharide biosynthesis tyrosine autokinase: MPLDILPQQDESDVFSIESIIGIIRRYWFWILLSSLVGASAAFYVAAKQGYSFQKTARIMLRDDNQKNASASDMVLTELGIGSGNVNIANESYVVKSTELMNNVVESLKLNVSYWRTHDIRQIDLYDESPIAVDFPQIDEQRQLTLTITPRDETTYTLTYNDTNDVPVSFEGTFNTVGSLPFGQLVVRPTSYFNADYYQTPIIVRRLSQRETTDQILGKLNITRPDAKETSLIELQITTSNAKKSADILNSLIKEYNDQSIEEKLLASRKAEAFILERLKKLGGELGTVDKRILDFKKNNELVLDMTTELGTNYLKVQDLDKNAFDIDTQIKQVESLQNILASAKNSKRQMFSASHGINDPAITHQIEQYNEAFLKYQRLVASAGSKNPLVSSLVKDMDSMINALNRSINNHHRALTLQLEEVNNKKNELSKKLVATASHEKALVPMLREQKVKEELYIMLLGKREENALSLATTEPNARILEAAFGKDIPVAPKTKLFVAAGACGGAALCIFALLGAAALDTKVTTKQDLLGLTTIPVVSEFPPLTKREKKENTLILRNDRSFIVESFHILRNNLELMVPNKKNSSMLILITSTMSGEGKTFTSSNLAVSFGKTGKRVLLIDGDLRKGTLTKRLNLRRKPGLSNLLLNTSLELEDGKSPFVTLEEESARVDVLPIGPLPPNPVPLLDQAHLANLIHHWQSIYDRIVIDGAPFGILADSSIIARFADVTLYVIRSNKIDKRFVPSIQKLADEGKLPGAAFVLNDVDFKRARYHYYGYGYGYSTKDK, from the coding sequence ATGCCCCTCGACATTCTTCCCCAACAAGATGAATCCGACGTTTTTTCGATTGAGTCAATCATTGGCATCATACGCCGATATTGGTTCTGGATACTTCTCTCCTCTCTCGTTGGGGCATCTGCCGCTTTCTATGTGGCAGCCAAACAGGGTTACTCCTTCCAGAAAACAGCCCGCATCATGTTGCGGGACGACAATCAAAAAAATGCTTCGGCATCAGACATGGTTCTAACGGAATTGGGGATTGGGTCGGGTAACGTCAACATTGCCAACGAAAGCTACGTCGTGAAATCGACGGAACTCATGAATAATGTCGTCGAGTCCCTCAAACTCAATGTCAGCTACTGGCGCACCCACGATATCAGGCAAATCGACCTCTACGATGAGTCCCCGATAGCAGTCGACTTCCCTCAAATTGACGAACAACGCCAACTCACACTCACGATTACGCCCAGGGACGAAACCACTTACACCTTGACCTACAACGACACCAATGATGTCCCAGTCTCTTTCGAAGGGACATTCAACACTGTTGGAAGCCTGCCCTTTGGACAACTCGTCGTACGCCCGACATCCTATTTCAACGCCGATTACTATCAAACCCCCATCATCGTCCGTCGTTTATCCCAGCGGGAAACTACAGATCAAATTCTCGGAAAGCTCAACATCACCCGCCCAGATGCCAAAGAGACGAGCCTCATTGAACTTCAAATCACCACTTCAAATGCAAAGAAGTCAGCCGATATTCTTAATTCATTGATCAAGGAATATAACGATCAGTCAATTGAAGAAAAGCTCCTTGCTTCCCGCAAAGCGGAAGCATTTATCCTCGAACGCCTCAAAAAACTCGGGGGAGAGCTTGGCACAGTCGATAAGCGCATTCTCGATTTCAAAAAGAATAATGAACTGGTTCTCGATATGACGACAGAACTCGGAACCAATTATCTTAAAGTCCAGGATCTGGATAAAAATGCTTTCGATATCGATACGCAAATCAAACAAGTCGAATCCCTTCAAAACATCCTGGCATCCGCCAAAAATTCCAAGAGGCAAATGTTCTCCGCCAGTCATGGCATCAATGACCCCGCCATCACACACCAGATCGAGCAATACAATGAAGCCTTCCTGAAATATCAGAGACTCGTTGCCAGCGCAGGCTCTAAAAACCCTCTTGTCTCATCCCTGGTCAAAGATATGGATTCCATGATCAACGCACTGAACCGTTCCATCAATAACCATCATAGAGCCCTTACCCTGCAACTTGAAGAAGTAAACAACAAGAAAAACGAACTCAGTAAGAAACTCGTTGCAACCGCCTCCCACGAAAAAGCACTCGTTCCCATGCTCCGGGAACAAAAGGTGAAAGAAGAGCTCTACATCATGCTTCTGGGCAAGCGTGAAGAAAACGCGCTTTCCCTCGCTACCACGGAACCCAACGCCCGCATCCTCGAAGCAGCTTTCGGTAAAGACATCCCCGTCGCACCGAAAACCAAACTCTTTGTTGCGGCCGGAGCATGCGGTGGTGCCGCACTATGCATCTTCGCCCTTTTAGGAGCCGCCGCTTTAGACACCAAGGTGACGACGAAACAGGACCTCCTGGGGCTCACTACCATCCCAGTCGTCTCCGAATTCCCCCCTCTCACCAAGCGAGAGAAAAAAGAGAACACCCTCATTCTGCGCAATGACCGCTCCTTCATAGTCGAGAGCTTCCATATTCTACGAAACAATCTGGAGCTCATGGTACCCAACAAGAAAAACTCCTCCATGCTCATCCTGATCACATCGACAATGAGCGGGGAGGGCAAAACATTCACCTCGTCCAATCTGGCGGTTTCCTTTGGCAAAACAGGTAAAAGAGTGCTTCTCATCGACGGCGACCTCCGCAAGGGTACACTCACCAAAAGGCTCAATCTGCGAAGGAAGCCGGGGTTATCCAATCTCTTGCTCAACACCTCGTTAGAGCTTGAAGACGGCAAATCTCCATTTGTCACTCTGGAAGAGGAATCCGCCCGCGTGGACGTTCTTCCTATCGGTCCCCTGCCCCCCAATCCCGTCCCTCTGCTCGACCAAGCCCACTTGGCTAATCTGATCCATCACTGGCAATCCATCTATGACCGCATCGTGATCGACGGAGCCCCCTTCGGTATTCTGGCAGATTCCTCTATCATCGCACGATTTGCCGACGTCACCCTGTATGTGATCCGAAGCAATAAAATCGACAAACGCTTCGTCCCCTCCATCCAGAAACTGGCCGATGAAGGGAAACTCCCCGGCGCAGCCTTCGTCTTAAACGACGTCGATTTCAAACGCGCTCGCTACCACTACTACGGCTACGGATACGGCTATTCCACAAAAGACAAATAA
- a CDS encoding polysaccharide biosynthesis/export family protein, producing MKHTAHLFALIACTALLNSCVNPKEVLYLQDAQDNTRETIRKNYETLIQKDDQLYISVSSKQPELTAPFIMAEMGNATTSSNNTNKPKGYLVDANGNIVLPVIGTMKAAGKSCTTLAKDIAGKLRSNDYIKDASVNVQIMNFKFSVIGEVNKPGTYSIEGQRVTILEAISRAGDLNIDGNRDVTLIRETNGQRQIANIDLRSKDLFNSPYYYIQQNDTIYVSPSERKVNTRSDAAQWYGWGLSGLGIVIAIIALSV from the coding sequence ATGAAACACACAGCCCACCTTTTTGCTTTAATCGCCTGCACTGCTCTCCTGAACTCCTGCGTCAATCCCAAAGAAGTTCTCTATTTACAGGATGCCCAGGACAATACCCGGGAAACGATCAGAAAGAACTACGAAACCCTCATCCAAAAGGACGACCAGCTCTACATCTCCGTCAGCAGCAAGCAGCCGGAACTCACAGCCCCATTCATCATGGCGGAAATGGGCAACGCGACAACGAGTTCCAACAATACCAACAAACCGAAAGGTTACCTCGTCGACGCCAACGGCAATATCGTCCTGCCCGTGATTGGTACCATGAAAGCTGCCGGAAAGTCCTGCACGACACTCGCCAAAGATATCGCGGGAAAACTTCGTTCCAATGATTACATTAAGGACGCTTCCGTCAACGTGCAGATCATGAATTTCAAGTTCTCTGTCATTGGCGAAGTCAACAAACCCGGCACCTATTCCATCGAAGGCCAGCGGGTGACGATCCTCGAAGCCATTTCCCGTGCCGGCGACCTGAATATCGACGGTAACCGCGACGTCACGCTCATCCGAGAAACGAACGGTCAGCGCCAGATCGCCAACATCGACCTTCGCAGCAAGGACCTTTTCAACTCTCCCTACTATTATATCCAGCAGAACGACACCATCTACGTCTCTCCCTCGGAACGAAAGGTCAACACGCGAAGTGACGCTGCCCAGTGGTACGGATGGGGGCTCTCAGGTCTTGGTATCGTCATCGCTATCATTGCTTTGAGCGTCTAA
- a CDS encoding phospho-sugar mutase → MKQLDTLLQDAVATGQLLPASRTNINLLLSGTTSPIAAAAIAELAEHGEWNELNDRFYKTLAFGTGGLRGRTIGSIVTSAEQGAGGPNGRPEFPCIGTACMNYFNVGRAMQGLIIYVKRHVASQGTDRKPRIVIGHDTRHFSRDFAEYCAKIATDLGCDAYLFDAPRATPEISFAIRELNADTGIVLTASHNPAHDNGFKAYFDDGAQLVPPHDKGVIDEVNRLASEAYEPLPADLRGTLSELGAKFDRIYMDRLKSITLQPGLFSNGGAKVVYTNLHGTGGHIIVPLLREIGCDVATVASQDIQDGRFPTVKSPNPENSEALTLAIDQANASGADIVIATDPDCDRMGVAVREASGNMRLLTGNQVGSLLAWYRCKTMTELGWINDATRSHAVMIKTFVTSQLQDAIGHRYGIEVVNVLTGFKYIAQKLGKYEEAIPAAKRSNYRTMTEEATRALRLEYSRFFVFGGEESYGYLAQDFVRDKDANAAALLFAELAAYAASIGKTIPELLDELFSEYGVHLEMGKSLVMEGADGAAKIAALAKSYVSSPMTEVHGMKVVAVRDFTKGDMYDEEGDPIPPSDMIFMDLEGGYSFAVRPSGTEPKIKYYFFGKGNPGEDVPSSMNAVQVTLDALWKDVEADAVRRTNNA, encoded by the coding sequence ATGAAACAGCTGGATACTTTGCTTCAGGACGCCGTTGCGACAGGGCAACTCTTGCCCGCCTCCCGCACCAACATTAATCTCCTCCTCTCCGGAACCACCAGCCCCATCGCCGCAGCAGCCATCGCCGAACTTGCCGAACATGGCGAATGGAACGAACTCAACGACAGATTCTATAAAACGCTCGCTTTCGGTACGGGCGGCCTTCGAGGACGAACCATCGGATCCATTGTCACCTCTGCCGAACAAGGAGCAGGCGGCCCCAACGGTCGACCGGAATTTCCCTGCATCGGCACCGCCTGCATGAACTATTTCAATGTCGGCAGAGCCATGCAAGGCCTCATCATCTACGTCAAGCGGCATGTCGCATCGCAAGGCACCGACCGTAAACCGCGAATCGTCATCGGACACGACACCCGCCATTTCTCACGGGACTTCGCCGAATACTGCGCTAAAATCGCCACCGATCTCGGGTGCGACGCCTACCTCTTCGATGCTCCGCGCGCTACACCGGAAATTTCATTCGCCATCCGCGAACTCAACGCCGACACCGGCATCGTCCTCACCGCCAGCCACAACCCCGCTCACGACAACGGGTTCAAAGCCTACTTCGACGACGGAGCCCAACTCGTCCCTCCGCACGACAAAGGTGTCATTGATGAAGTCAATCGCCTCGCTTCCGAAGCCTACGAACCTCTCCCCGCCGACCTCCGGGGAACACTCTCCGAACTCGGAGCCAAGTTCGACCGCATCTATATGGACCGCCTCAAGTCCATCACCCTCCAACCCGGCCTCTTCTCCAACGGCGGAGCTAAAGTCGTTTATACCAACCTCCACGGCACTGGCGGACATATCATCGTTCCCCTCCTCCGCGAGATCGGATGCGATGTTGCAACGGTTGCCTCCCAGGATATCCAGGACGGACGTTTCCCCACGGTTAAATCACCTAACCCGGAAAATTCCGAAGCCCTTACTCTCGCTATTGATCAAGCCAATGCCTCTGGTGCAGACATCGTCATTGCCACCGACCCCGATTGTGACCGCATGGGTGTAGCTGTCCGGGAAGCTTCCGGCAACATGCGCCTCCTCACCGGCAACCAGGTCGGGTCCCTCCTTGCCTGGTACCGCTGCAAGACCATGACGGAACTCGGGTGGATCAACGATGCCACCCGGTCCCATGCCGTCATGATCAAAACCTTCGTCACGTCCCAGCTCCAGGATGCAATCGGACATCGCTACGGCATTGAAGTCGTCAATGTCCTCACCGGGTTCAAATATATCGCTCAGAAGCTCGGCAAATACGAAGAAGCCATCCCTGCTGCCAAACGCAGTAACTACAGGACAATGACGGAAGAAGCTACACGAGCCCTCCGCCTCGAATACAGCCGCTTCTTCGTCTTCGGAGGAGAAGAAAGTTACGGGTACCTTGCTCAGGATTTCGTCCGAGACAAGGATGCCAACGCCGCCGCCCTCCTCTTTGCCGAACTCGCCGCCTATGCAGCCTCCATCGGCAAGACCATCCCGGAACTCCTCGATGAACTCTTCTCCGAATACGGCGTCCATCTCGAAATGGGCAAGTCTCTCGTCATGGAAGGCGCGGACGGTGCTGCCAAAATAGCCGCCCTAGCCAAATCCTACGTTTCCTCCCCTATGACCGAAGTCCACGGCATGAAAGTCGTCGCCGTCCGCGACTTCACCAAGGGAGACATGTACGATGAAGAAGGCGACCCCATCCCCCCGTCCGACATGATTTTCATGGATCTCGAAGGAGGGTACTCCTTTGCCGTCCGTCCGTCCGGCACAGAACCGAAAATCAAGTATTACTTCTTCGGCAAAGGTAACCCCGGAGAAGACGTTCCTTCCTCCATGAACGCCGTCCAAGTTACTCTGGATGCCCTTTGGAAGGATGTCGAAGCCGACGCCGTCCGCCGTACGAACAACGCCTGA
- a CDS encoding CbiX/SirB N-terminal domain-containing protein yields MANGEIGKTVVLVAHGSGMAAYDALWRERVLKHLGEEFPRVRFHMGVLNGELEAWEAFPKDVRGGWAVMPLVLSDGVVTRVQLPSALSEYGRRLGCVPDVEMLPLPGVRTELDGAVRRVLEGWRERGGAECGRKGVLVIQHGSMRHPVRSGEAMARRWAGVYPEYGGFYAGYLSQEPGMDAVLAEIPEKEVVVVNWFLNCGNHVIEGIPSMLGLKDVEVCGKDVFGWRNAGDKRIFYTTPVGESPEFMKAVTGVVRDWLAGSGGKV; encoded by the coding sequence ATGGCAAATGGTGAGATCGGGAAAACGGTGGTGCTTGTGGCGCATGGATCCGGCATGGCTGCATATGATGCGCTGTGGCGGGAACGTGTACTGAAACATTTGGGAGAGGAATTTCCGAGGGTGCGTTTTCATATGGGGGTTTTGAATGGGGAACTTGAGGCGTGGGAGGCTTTTCCCAAGGATGTGAGGGGAGGATGGGCAGTGATGCCTCTCGTGCTGTCGGATGGTGTGGTAACGCGGGTGCAGTTGCCTTCAGCCTTGTCCGAGTATGGAAGAAGGCTAGGTTGTGTGCCGGATGTGGAAATGCTGCCCCTGCCGGGTGTCCGGACAGAACTGGATGGAGCGGTTCGCCGCGTTTTGGAAGGATGGCGGGAGCGCGGAGGTGCCGAATGCGGGAGGAAAGGGGTGCTGGTTATCCAGCACGGAAGCATGCGCCATCCGGTGAGGAGCGGTGAGGCGATGGCTCGGCGATGGGCCGGAGTGTATCCGGAATACGGAGGATTTTATGCGGGGTATCTGAGCCAGGAACCGGGGATGGATGCCGTGCTGGCGGAAATACCGGAGAAGGAAGTGGTGGTGGTGAATTGGTTTTTGAATTGCGGCAATCATGTGATAGAGGGAATTCCTTCCATGCTGGGATTGAAGGATGTGGAAGTTTGCGGGAAAGACGTGTTCGGGTGGCGCAATGCCGGGGATAAACGTATTTTTTATACAACACCGGTAGGGGAATCCCCCGAATTTATGAAAGCGGTGACCGGGGTGGTGAGGGATTGGCTGGCTGGGAGCGGAGGGAAAGTGTAA
- a CDS encoding peptidoglycan endopeptidase produces MLFVSCSNQQVEAPESLPEYHYVQGKTAALRNGRAIPPPNVPPQVKRAIYAANSIVGKPYRMGGGHKRHYDSSYDCSGTVSFVLREAGLMTSIRHSKLFLNYGSRGPGKWISIYAKNGHVFMVICGVRFDTSGRGRKGPAWRTEPRNTKNFVVRHPTML; encoded by the coding sequence ATGCTGTTTGTTTCGTGTTCGAACCAGCAGGTGGAGGCTCCTGAGAGTTTGCCGGAGTATCATTATGTGCAGGGGAAGACGGCGGCGTTGCGCAACGGGCGTGCCATTCCCCCGCCTAATGTTCCCCCTCAGGTGAAGAGGGCAATTTATGCGGCGAATTCGATTGTGGGGAAGCCGTATCGAATGGGAGGCGGGCATAAGCGACATTATGATTCTTCCTATGATTGTTCCGGAACGGTATCGTTTGTCTTGCGGGAGGCTGGGTTGATGACGTCGATTCGGCATTCGAAGTTGTTTTTGAATTATGGAAGCCGAGGTCCCGGCAAGTGGATTTCCATCTATGCCAAGAACGGACATGTGTTCATGGTAATCTGCGGAGTTCGTTTTGATACGTCGGGACGTGGCAGAAAGGGGCCTGCGTGGAGGACCGAACCGCGGAATACGAAGAATTTCGTGGTTCGCCATCCGACGATGTTGTGA
- a CDS encoding YitT family protein: protein MVCYQPNVMERLAALNYRYYARDVCKLLLGTVLQTAAYAFVMVPLRVVNGGVTSFSLVLHGVTGLDVVVLANILLMFLVVLAWLGLGRECMVKSLLGCVFYAWSFSLFLAMEWSLDWPLPLGVVLAAVSVGTGYYLCMDARGSSMGFDVVALILNRKNPRVRIAVAMRTINVAVILAGFAVFGLESVAAGIIFTMIQTWVLGLWIKLRPPSLRD, encoded by the coding sequence GTGGTATGTTATCAGCCGAATGTGATGGAACGGCTGGCTGCACTGAATTACCGGTATTATGCGAGAGACGTGTGCAAGCTGTTGCTGGGAACCGTATTGCAGACGGCTGCCTATGCGTTTGTGATGGTGCCCTTGCGGGTAGTGAATGGCGGAGTGACGAGTTTTTCTCTAGTATTGCACGGGGTAACGGGACTGGATGTCGTGGTCTTGGCCAATATCTTGCTGATGTTTCTGGTGGTGTTGGCGTGGCTGGGTCTTGGGAGGGAATGTATGGTGAAATCCCTGCTGGGTTGCGTGTTCTACGCGTGGAGCTTTTCTTTATTTCTGGCGATGGAGTGGTCATTGGATTGGCCATTGCCTCTGGGGGTGGTATTGGCTGCCGTGAGTGTGGGAACGGGATATTATTTGTGTATGGATGCGCGAGGAAGTTCCATGGGGTTCGACGTGGTGGCTCTGATTTTGAACCGGAAAAATCCCCGGGTACGTATCGCCGTTGCGATGCGCACCATCAATGTTGCTGTGATCCTGGCGGGATTTGCTGTGTTTGGCCTGGAATCGGTTGCAGCAGGAATTATATTCACCATGATTCAGACCTGGGTACTGGGTTTGTGGATCAAGCTCCGTCCGCCAAGTCTGAGGGACTAA
- a CDS encoding glutamate--tRNA ligase family protein, translating to MNDKVRTRFAPSPTGYLHIGGARTALFNWLFARKMKGTFILRIEDTDKERDSEEATQAIFDGLRWLGMDWDEGPMVGGDCGPYFQSQRNHIYDAYFQKLVDAGRVYESDGAWRFRFDRTKPVTFNDIICGSISIDYRDASNTPDMVIKRSDGSYVFHFVNVVDDIEMRMTHVIRGEDHIMNTPKHIQIFEALGVTPPAYGHIPLILNPDGSKMSKRDTGAALGAYPALGFLPESVVNFLALLGWSPKDDTEIFSPAQLIDRFSLEAINRSAAKFDITKCTWVNQQHISSLTSEDFVARALPFCIEAGLPQDSPILKPAIATVQHKVKTLLDVPAFISFFFNLVMDEETLAKLQPGAGALMAVLADTLEGLSQWDGHEIVDILKSTAKAQGYKKPGAIMFPARVALTGVHGGPDLSDIFQLLGRQESLLRLRNAAAAWA from the coding sequence ATGAACGACAAGGTCCGCACCCGTTTCGCACCCTCTCCCACCGGTTACCTCCATATCGGCGGCGCACGCACAGCCCTCTTCAACTGGCTCTTCGCCCGCAAGATGAAAGGTACTTTCATCCTCCGTATCGAAGACACCGACAAGGAACGCGACTCCGAGGAAGCTACCCAGGCCATATTCGACGGCCTCCGCTGGCTCGGCATGGACTGGGACGAAGGCCCCATGGTCGGAGGAGACTGCGGTCCCTACTTCCAAAGCCAGCGCAATCATATCTACGACGCCTACTTCCAGAAGCTCGTCGACGCCGGACGCGTTTACGAAAGCGACGGTGCCTGGCGATTCCGTTTCGACCGCACCAAGCCCGTCACCTTCAACGATATCATCTGCGGTTCCATCTCCATCGACTACCGGGATGCATCCAATACCCCCGACATGGTCATCAAGCGCTCCGACGGCAGCTATGTCTTTCACTTCGTCAATGTCGTCGACGACATTGAAATGCGCATGACCCACGTCATCCGCGGAGAGGACCATATCATGAATACGCCCAAGCACATCCAGATTTTCGAAGCCTTGGGCGTCACTCCTCCGGCCTACGGTCATATTCCGCTTATCCTCAACCCCGACGGTTCCAAAATGTCCAAACGCGACACCGGAGCCGCCCTCGGAGCCTACCCCGCACTCGGTTTCCTCCCGGAGTCCGTCGTCAACTTCCTCGCCCTCCTCGGGTGGTCCCCCAAGGACGACACGGAAATCTTCTCACCCGCCCAGCTCATTGACCGCTTCTCCCTCGAAGCCATCAACCGCTCCGCCGCCAAATTCGACATCACCAAATGCACCTGGGTCAACCAGCAGCATATCTCCTCCCTCACTTCGGAAGACTTTGTCGCCCGGGCTCTCCCCTTCTGCATCGAAGCCGGGCTTCCGCAAGATTCCCCCATCCTCAAGCCCGCCATCGCCACTGTCCAGCATAAGGTTAAAACCCTCTTGGACGTTCCGGCATTCATTTCTTTCTTCTTCAATCTCGTCATGGACGAAGAAACACTCGCCAAACTCCAGCCCGGCGCCGGAGCTCTCATGGCAGTCCTTGCCGATACCTTGGAGGGCCTCTCCCAATGGGACGGTCACGAAATCGTCGATATCCTCAAATCCACCGCCAAAGCCCAGGGCTATAAAAAACCAGGAGCCATCATGTTCCCCGCTCGCGTTGCCCTGACAGGCGTTCACGGCGGCCCCGATCTCTCGGACATCTTCCAGCTTCTCGGCAGACAGGAATCCCTCCTCCGTCTCCGTAACGCTGCTGCAGCCTGGGCATAA